Proteins found in one Bombus terrestris chromosome 1, iyBomTerr1.2, whole genome shotgun sequence genomic segment:
- the LOC100648268 gene encoding uncharacterized protein LOC100648268 isoform X2 yields MPPIIALFLSMSMYLNAIFNTKKMRDVLLFIKNNHHYYANRPEKLILRYYDVQGRKITLYYALYVYTTVVAYITIPAISLLIDFIIPSNHSEEKSFPIELDYGVDTQQYFYYLFIHSYMTIAMIANLIASCDTTYMLYAQHGCALFAIVSYELRTVHILDASSLINLKDHRLFENYKNTELLPEEEKKISTKLFLCIKEYQNAIRSVDLVYGRMDLDSPVTKVSRDTPYAIG; encoded by the exons ATGCCACCGATCATAGCACTCTTCCTTTCTATGTCGATGTATCTCAACGCAATTTTTAACACAAAAAAG ATGAGGGATGTACTCTTATTCATTAAAAATAACCATCATTATTATGCGAATCGTCCAGAAAAGCTGATTCTTCGATATTATGACGTACAAGGAAGAAAAATTACACTTTATTACGCCT TATACGTTTACACAACAGTGGTGGCTTACATAACGATACCAGCAATATCGCTGCTAATTGATTTCATTATACCCTCGAATCATTCAGAAGAGAAAAGCTTTCCAATTGAACTCGATTATGGCGTGGACAcacaacaatatttttattatctgttcaTACATTCATACATGACAATAGCCATGATTGCCAATTTAATTGCTTCTTGTGATACTACGTACATGCTATACGCCCAACATGGCTGTGCTTTGTTCGCAATTGTGAG TTACGAATTGAGAACTGTGCACATTTTGGATGCGAGTAGTTTGATAAATTTAAAGGATCATCGTTTATTCGAAAACTACAAAAATACCGAATTATTGccggaagaagagaagaaaatttctaCAAAACTGTTCCTTTGTATAAAAGAATATCAAAATGCAATAAGGTCGGTAGACTTAGTGTACGGTAGGATGGACTTGGATTCTCCCGTTACCAAAGTTTCTCGAGACACCCCTTATGCTATTGGATGA
- the LOC100648268 gene encoding uncharacterized protein LOC100648268 isoform X1 yields the protein MWIRGLSNAWSVNYSLAIECMPPIIALFLSMSMYLNAIFNTKKMRDVLLFIKNNHHYYANRPEKLILRYYDVQGRKITLYYALYVYTTVVAYITIPAISLLIDFIIPSNHSEEKSFPIELDYGVDTQQYFYYLFIHSYMTIAMIANLIASCDTTYMLYAQHGCALFAIVSYELRTVHILDASSLINLKDHRLFENYKNTELLPEEEKKISTKLFLCIKEYQNAIRSVDLVYGRMDLDSPVTKVSRDTPYAIG from the exons atgtgg ATTAGAGGATTGTCCAATGCATGGAGTGTCAACTACAGTTTAGCCATCGAATGCATGCCACCGATCATAGCACTCTTCCTTTCTATGTCGATGTATCTCAACGCAATTTTTAACACAAAAAAG ATGAGGGATGTACTCTTATTCATTAAAAATAACCATCATTATTATGCGAATCGTCCAGAAAAGCTGATTCTTCGATATTATGACGTACAAGGAAGAAAAATTACACTTTATTACGCCT TATACGTTTACACAACAGTGGTGGCTTACATAACGATACCAGCAATATCGCTGCTAATTGATTTCATTATACCCTCGAATCATTCAGAAGAGAAAAGCTTTCCAATTGAACTCGATTATGGCGTGGACAcacaacaatatttttattatctgttcaTACATTCATACATGACAATAGCCATGATTGCCAATTTAATTGCTTCTTGTGATACTACGTACATGCTATACGCCCAACATGGCTGTGCTTTGTTCGCAATTGTGAG TTACGAATTGAGAACTGTGCACATTTTGGATGCGAGTAGTTTGATAAATTTAAAGGATCATCGTTTATTCGAAAACTACAAAAATACCGAATTATTGccggaagaagagaagaaaatttctaCAAAACTGTTCCTTTGTATAAAAGAATATCAAAATGCAATAAGGTCGGTAGACTTAGTGTACGGTAGGATGGACTTGGATTCTCCCGTTACCAAAGTTTCTCGAGACACCCCTTATGCTATTGGATGA